The following proteins are co-located in the Rippkaea orientalis PCC 8801 genome:
- a CDS encoding type II toxin-antitoxin system PemK/MazF family toxin has product MVTIGDRVPERGDIIRLELNPPTGSEQAGYRPALIISPVAYNRISKLILICPITSRQKGWPFEVLLPPSLQTYGVVLVDQIRSIDCQARKADFVEILPADVMDEVLAKLEPLLT; this is encoded by the coding sequence TTGGTAACAATTGGCGATAGAGTCCCCGAACGGGGTGATATTATCCGATTAGAATTGAATCCCCCCACAGGAAGCGAACAAGCGGGTTATCGTCCAGCTTTAATTATTTCCCCTGTCGCTTACAACCGCATCTCTAAACTGATTTTAATTTGTCCCATTACTAGCCGTCAAAAAGGTTGGCCATTTGAAGTTCTTTTACCCCCATCCTTGCAAACTTATGGGGTAGTTTTAGTCGATCAAATCCGTAGTATTGATTGTCAGGCAAGAAAGGCGGATTTTGTGGAAATTTTACCTGCTGATGTCATGGATGAAGTATTAGCAAAATTAGAGCCTTTGTTAACCTGA
- a CDS encoding Uma2 family endonuclease, producing MVSQLESLNQPEIIYPESDGNPMADNTVQFRWITTIKSNLDWLFAQDEEVFVAGDLLWYPTENNNKKRQAPDVMVVFSRPKGERGSYQQWKENNIAPQVVFEIVSPGNTQTEMNKKLLFYEHNGVEEYYIYDPDKNELSGLLRNAQRLEVIEDIDNWISPRLGIRFELAEPELIIYHPNGQPFSSFSEEKEKAEQERQRAEKLAAKLRELGVNPEEI from the coding sequence ATGGTTTCTCAACTAGAAAGCCTTAATCAACCAGAGATTATTTATCCCGAAAGCGATGGCAATCCTATGGCCGATAATACGGTTCAATTTCGGTGGATTACAACAATTAAATCTAATTTAGATTGGTTGTTTGCTCAAGATGAAGAGGTATTTGTTGCAGGAGATTTGCTGTGGTATCCGACAGAAAATAATAACAAAAAACGACAAGCTCCTGATGTAATGGTGGTTTTTAGTCGTCCGAAAGGAGAGAGGGGCTCTTATCAACAATGGAAAGAAAATAATATTGCACCTCAAGTCGTTTTTGAGATTGTCTCCCCCGGAAATACACAAACAGAAATGAATAAAAAACTCCTATTTTATGAACATAATGGAGTTGAAGAATACTATATTTATGACCCCGATAAAAATGAGTTAAGTGGGTTATTAAGAAATGCTCAAAGACTAGAAGTCATTGAAGACATTGATAATTGGATAAGTCCCCGTTTAGGGATTCGTTTTGAATTAGCAGAACCAGAATTAATAATTTATCACCCAAATGGACAGCCTTTTTCCAGTTTTTCTGAGGAAAAAGAAAAAGCAGAACAAGAACGTCAACGGGCAGAGAAATTAGCAGCAAAACTCAGAGAGTTAGGAGTCAATCCTGAAGAAATTTGA
- a CDS encoding R3H domain-containing nucleic acid-binding protein, with protein MLHSKAKKALTPDTSSSTSLPLMPNQTLAQRMQITDDIGKLLAILPVNIREHIETHPQKDQLIEVVMDLGRLPEARFPNESVYLGETPISEEDLQHCIDRVGHFSGDNRAGIERTLHRISAIRNRTGKIIGLTCRMGRAIFGTITMIQDLVETGKSLLLLGRPGVGKTTALREIARVLADDLHKRVVIIDTSNEIAGDGDIPHPAIGRARRMQVASPELQHQVMIEAVENHMPEVIVIDEIGTELEALAARTIAERGVQLVGTAHGNRIENLLKNPTLSDLVGGIQAVTLGDEEARRRGSQKTVLERKAPPTFEIAIEMLERQRWVVHEDVSHTVDILLRNGEPNPQLRTINEHGEVEISQEPPQKPPMGLLGHSASLETVDRPTGWRASGRMSPVAPFGTQKGTVSEFDRLLDESWHQPESSEKVRIPGPNGEDWPVYVYPYGIGRSQIEQVIEILNLPIVLTKDLSHADVVVALRSHVKNHSKLRQMAKVRQIPIHGVKSNTIPQITRTLQRILGMDEPKQPETADIRLFTRGGDDDELEALEEARLAVEQIVLPKGQPVELLPRSPKVRKMQHELVEHYRLQSDSFGEEPNRRLRIYPA; from the coding sequence ATGTTACACAGCAAAGCAAAGAAGGCTTTAACTCCTGATACATCCTCATCAACATCTCTACCTTTAATGCCAAATCAAACCCTTGCCCAACGGATGCAAATTACCGATGATATTGGTAAACTTTTAGCAATTTTACCCGTAAATATTCGAGAACACATTGAAACCCATCCCCAAAAGGATCAATTGATCGAAGTGGTGATGGACTTAGGACGGTTGCCAGAAGCGCGTTTTCCCAATGAGTCCGTCTATTTAGGAGAAACGCCCATTTCTGAGGAAGATTTACAGCATTGTATCGACCGTGTGGGACATTTTAGCGGGGACAACCGCGCCGGAATTGAACGGACTTTACACCGCATCAGTGCCATTCGCAACCGCACAGGGAAAATTATCGGGTTAACCTGTCGCATGGGACGGGCAATTTTTGGCACCATTACCATGATTCAGGATTTGGTAGAAACGGGCAAATCCTTATTGCTGTTGGGTCGTCCTGGGGTGGGAAAAACCACAGCTTTACGGGAAATTGCACGGGTTTTAGCCGATGACTTACATAAACGGGTGGTGATCATCGATACCTCTAATGAAATTGCTGGAGATGGCGATATTCCCCATCCGGCCATTGGCCGTGCCCGACGGATGCAGGTGGCCAGTCCTGAATTGCAGCATCAGGTGATGATTGAAGCGGTAGAAAACCATATGCCCGAAGTCATCGTTATTGATGAAATTGGTACGGAACTCGAAGCATTAGCCGCCCGAACGATAGCCGAACGGGGGGTACAATTGGTTGGAACTGCCCACGGAAACCGCATCGAAAATTTGCTCAAAAATCCCACCTTATCGGACTTGGTAGGGGGGATTCAAGCGGTAACACTGGGGGATGAGGAAGCCCGGCGACGGGGTTCGCAAAAGACCGTTTTAGAACGAAAAGCTCCTCCTACCTTTGAAATTGCGATCGAAATGCTCGAACGTCAGCGTTGGGTAGTCCATGAAGATGTCTCCCATACGGTGGACATTCTCCTGCGTAATGGGGAACCGAACCCCCAACTACGGACGATTAATGAGCACGGTGAGGTAGAAATTAGCCAAGAACCCCCCCAAAAACCGCCGATGGGATTATTAGGTCATAGTGCGAGTTTGGAGACGGTAGACCGTCCCACAGGATGGCGGGCATCAGGACGGATGAGTCCCGTTGCCCCCTTTGGAACCCAAAAAGGGACTGTATCGGAGTTTGATCGCCTGTTGGATGAGTCTTGGCATCAGCCAGAAAGTTCAGAAAAAGTGCGGATTCCTGGTCCTAATGGGGAAGATTGGCCGGTCTATGTGTATCCCTACGGAATTGGGCGATCGCAGATTGAACAGGTGATCGAGATTTTAAATTTACCGATAGTCTTGACAAAAGACCTCAGTCATGCTGATGTGGTGGTGGCTCTGCGATCGCACGTTAAAAACCACTCTAAGTTACGTCAGATGGCAAAGGTGCGTCAAATTCCTATCCACGGGGTTAAATCTAATACGATTCCTCAAATTACCCGCACTTTACAGCGCATTTTAGGGATGGATGAGCCAAAACAACCAGAAACGGCGGATATTCGTTTGTTTACCCGTGGGGGAGATGATGATGAGTTGGAAGCGTTGGAGGAGGCACGCTTAGCTGTAGAACAGATTGTACTCCCGAAAGGACAACCTGTGGAGTTGTTACCCCGTTCTCCTAAAGTGCGAAAAATGCAGCATGAATTAGTGGAACATTATCGGTTACAGTCGGATAGTTTTGGAGAGGAACCTAACAGGAGATTACGAATTTATCCTGCTTAA
- a CDS encoding AbrB/MazE/SpoVT family DNA-binding domain-containing protein: MTTQKISKWGNSLGIRLPHSMIQQLGWQEGVKVTLSTEGDRLILSSTKPKYYLDDLLKEITPEQQHEEIHWGEAVGEETW, translated from the coding sequence ATGACGACTCAAAAAATCAGCAAATGGGGAAATTCTCTGGGAATTAGACTGCCTCACAGCATGATTCAGCAATTAGGATGGCAAGAAGGGGTAAAAGTAACCTTATCAACAGAAGGCGATCGCTTAATTCTGTCTTCCACCAAACCGAAATATTATCTTGATGACTTGCTAAAAGAGATAACTCCCGAACAGCAACACGAAGAAATCCATTGGGGAGAAGCAGTAGGAGAAGAAACTTGGTAA